The bacterium DNA segment TGGGACTGAAGATTCCTGATCCGCAGAAAGATAATACCAAAGTTGGGCTTGCCTTCATGAATGGCTAAGGTTCCAAAATCTGCATCATGAGTCAATACCCAACATTTTTCCTGATACGCAATCTCAAGAAGTTCATCGTCGCTTTTACCCTGCCATCATTGTTCCTTGGTATCTAACACATCCAACCCTTGATTTCTGAGGAAAGCTACAACCTTCGGAGAAATGTTCTCATCAGTGAGAATTCGTAACTCTTGAAACCTCATGCTGCTGGCTCCAACGCAAGATACACCTCATTCCTGTATGACCGAGCGGTATATCTCAGACAAGTGAGAATGTCCTCTTTGGTTAAATGAGGATAATCCTCGAGAATCTCTTCTTTGCTTACACCAGAAGCAAGTAAGTCAAGGATGAACTCAACGGAGATACGAGTCCCCTCGATGATGGGTTTCCCTCCGAGTATTCTCGGGTTTACGACAATTCTTGCCATCTTTACATCTCCTTTTGTTATTGTGTTATC contains these protein-coding regions:
- a CDS encoding DUF433 domain-containing protein, with protein sequence MARIVVNPRILGGKPIIEGTRISVEFILDLLASGVSKEEILEDYPHLTKEDILTCLRYTARSYRNEVYLALEPAA